The genomic segment AAGGCGGGCATGCCAAGCCCCTTTTCTTGCCATGTTTTCAGCGGTTATCGCCGTCTAGCAGACGACCCAGTCCCCCCAATACAGAACCTTCGTCGCGGCCTCCGCCGCGCTCAGGTGCGGCTGCCAGAACCCGGCCGGCCAGGCGTGAGAACGGCAACGATTGCAGCCAGATGTCGCCGGGACCGGTCAGGGTCGCCAGGAACAGTCCCTCGCCCCCGAAGAGAGTGTTCTTAACGCCGCCGACCAATTGAATGTCGTAGTCCACCGAGGGTGCCAGCGCCACGAGGCAACCGGTGTCGACTTTCAGCATTTCGCCTGCCGCCAGCGTGCGCTGCATCAACGTTCCGCCGGCGTGAACCATGGCAATGCCGTCCCCCTGCAATCGCTGCATGATGAATCCTTCGCCGCCAAACAGGCCGACGCCGAATCGCTTTTGAAAGGCGATATTGATTTGAATGCCGCGGGCCGCGCAGATGAACGATTCCTTCTGGCAGATCAGCTCGCCCCCTAGCTGATCGAGGTGCAGCGGCAGAATCTTGCCCGGATAGGGCGCCGCAAAGGCCACATGCTCGCGCTCATGAGATCCGTTCGAGAACGAGGTGATGAAGAGCGATTCGCCCGTTAGCGCGCGCTTGCCGGCGGTCATCATTTTCGACCAGAAACCCCCTTTGTTGCCAGGGTCGCCAAACAAAGTCTCCATCTGAATCCCAGACGACATGTACATCATCGCGCCCGGCTCGGCGATCACCATTTCGCCTGGATCGAGCGTGACTTCGACGTACTGCATTTCCTGGCCGTAGATCTCGTAGTCGATCTCGTCGGCACTACGCGAACGGGGAGGCTCGGGCGGGCGGGCAGGCCCGCGCAGGGCGTCGACAATCGTGGGAACGTGTCGCGCTTCGATCCAGTTGGCCGTGGTCGGGCCATAGACCATCGCTTCCTGCCCGCCGACTTCGGGCAGCTTGCGCAGCAACTCTTCCAGAGTCATCGGTCCGACCGACTTACCTTCTTGGGCGTAATACCAAACCGCGTTAGCGGGCATGTTTGATCACTCCGTGATTCAGTGGCATGACGGGACAAGTGCCACGACGGCAGACTGTGTCGTTGCCTGGCCGGCAATTCTTAGTACAACGCCGCAGAGAGCTTCCGCCGGAACTCTCCAGCCAGCTCATCGTCCGATCCCAGCACATGAAAA from the Pirellulales bacterium genome contains:
- a CDS encoding TIGR00266 family protein, giving the protein MRGPARPPEPPRSRSADEIDYEIYGQEMQYVEVTLDPGEMVIAEPGAMMYMSSGIQMETLFGDPGNKGGFWSKMMTAGKRALTGESLFITSFSNGSHEREHVAFAAPYPGKILPLHLDQLGGELICQKESFICAARGIQINIAFQKRFGVGLFGGEGFIMQRLQGDGIAMVHAGGTLMQRTLAAGEMLKVDTGCLVALAPSVDYDIQLVGGVKNTLFGGEGLFLATLTGPGDIWLQSLPFSRLAGRVLAAAPERGGGRDEGSVLGGLGRLLDGDNR